TTTATAGTTAAAGATACTCCTAAAGAAGCCGGTCTCGGAGATTTCGACCCTCAGGATGCAACAAGCGGAGATACAGAAAAAATAACTTTAGGTTACGTAGCAAAAAAAGTTTTTACAAATCCTATTGCAATAACAATTGCTGCAGCAGAGTTTTGCACTGGAGTTGTTCGCAAAGGATTTGAAGAGTGGTTTCCCCGCTACATGCAGGAAGCCCAGCATTTAACTTTAGATAATCCGATCTTCCAGCGTAATGCATTCGCAATTGTTCTTGCAGGTATTGGCGGAGCTTTTATCGCAGGATTTATGTCCGATAAAGTTTTTGGTTCACGCAGACCTCCTGTAGCTTTTATAGGTTATGTTCTTCAGGTGATTTCACTTGCAGTAGTTATAATGGCGCCGAGCGTAATGGCAGTAGCAGCAGCGTTTACATTAAACTCGCTTGCAATATCAATGGTACACTCAATGCTTTCAGGAACTGCTTCGATGGATTTCGGCGGACAAAGAGCTGCGGCAACAGCAGCAGGTATGTTCGACGGAATGCAATACATAGGCGGCTCTGTGATGGGTATAGGCGCAGGATGGCTGATAGATACTTACGGATGGGGCTCATGGGGACCGAGTATGATAGTATTTTCTATTATAGGCGGTGTGCTTATGATTAAACTCTGGAATGCAAGACCTAAAGAAACAAGAGTACATTGATGTTAATAAATAAAGTCGATTAAATTTTTAATACGTTGATTTTTTTGCTCAGAATATTATATTACTAATAAATAACTTGCCCCAATGATTTAAGTTTTTTAAAAGTTAAAAAATTTTCAGGCTCCGGCAGTTTATTTTGCCGGAGCTTTTTTATTTTAATTTAATTTTACCCTATGTGGAAATCTGAAGAAGGTTCAACTGCGAGGCTCATCCAACTGTGCATCGGATATTTTATTTTTTATGTGATAACCGGTATTGCGGTAAAGTACTTTACCGAATTCCCTACACGCGATTTAGCTCCAATGAATTCAATGGAGTATCTTGTATATAATACCCTCGGCGGAAATTTTATAGCATTATTAGTTGTGTTTGGTTTGAAGTGGTATAGATTTCCTGCTGATAGACTTGTGAAAATCGGTCCCATCAGTATGCCTTATCAGTTTCTTTATATCATCCCTTCAGGTTTATGTACTGCAGTAGTTATTCCTACCACTACTTTAATGTATATGCTTCCTATATCTGTTATGGTCGCAATGGTTATTATGCGGGGCAGCGTTATTGTTATAGGAAGAGTTGTTGATGCTATTCAGATTAAACAAGGCATACTTAAAAAGAGAGTTTACTGGGAAGAGAACGTTGCAGTGCTCTTCGCTATTCTTGCAGTTGCTGTAAATCTTGTTTCATTAAAGCCGGGAAGTTTTGATTTTGTAAAGTCACCCGCGGCAGTTGGGATTTTAACTGCTTATCTCTGCGCTTATTCTTTCAGAATTTATATAATGAACTATTATAAAAATACAACCGGAAAAAATGTTAAACAGGATAACAGAAGCTTTTTTGCCATTGAGCAGATATCTGCTTCCATTTTCATGATTATGATTACGGCATTTGTTTTTTATATATTGGGACATAATACACACATTCCTGAAATTGCAGCATTCAAAACAGCAATTGATACTCCTAAACCGTTATGGTACTGGGCAACTGTATCGGGACTTGCATTCGGAATGGTAGCTTTCTTTTCAGTATTCATTTTTATGTTCAAAGGAAGAACTGCAACTTTTGCAGGACTTGTAAACAGATTAACATCACTCGTTGCCGGAACTGCAGCAACACTAGTATTCGCATTTTCATTCGGAGGAAAATATCCGACTGATGAAGACTGGATGACGCTTGGTTTTATTTTAGTAGCAGTATATTTCTTAACTAAAGCAGAAAAGAAAAGAACTAAAGAACTTCACATTGCTTAATATAGAATGAATTTTGCAGGAATAAACTTTGATAAAGAATACTGGGAAGAACGATTTGTAAAAAATGAAACGAAATGGGATATAGGTTATATATCTACTCCCCTAAAAGAGTACTTTGACCAGCTGACAAATAAAGATTTAAAGATACTCATTCCCGGAAGCGGTAACGGATATGAAGCAGAGTACTTATACAACCTTGGCTTCAAAAATATTTTTATAGTTGAATGGTCAGATACAGCCATTCAAAATTTTATTCAGCGCTTTCCGGACTTTCCTTCAGAAAATATTTTTCAGGATGATTTCTTTAATCATACCGGAAAATATGATTTAATTATCGAGCAGACTTTCTTCTGCGCGCTTCATCCTTCACAAAGAGAAAATTATGTTAAGAAAACCTTTGAATTGCTTTCAGAGAATGGCAAGTTATCAGGGTTATTATTTGGCACGGAATTCACAAATCCGGGTCCTCCTTTCGGCGGTACAAAAAATGAATACGTGAAACTATTTGAACCTTATTTCGATTTTAAATATTTTGATGATTGTTACAATTCAATTCCTCCACGTGAAGGTTCTGAATTGTTCATCAATTTAATTAAAAAAGAAAATCTTGTATGAATGTTCTCACAACTGTACTCCTTCTCATTGCTTCAAATACATTTATGAATTTTGCATGGTACGGACATCTGAAAAAAATGGATTATCCTATATGGAAGGCAGTGCTTATCAGCTGGGGGATTGCATTCTTTGAGTATTCACTGATGGTGCCGGCAAACAGACTTGGATTTCAGACTCTCTCGCTCTTTCAATTGAAAATTCTTCAGGAGATTATTACAATTTCTGTCTTTGTACTAATTGCGGTTTTATATTTTAAAGAGGATTTTAAATGGAATTACATCGTTGCGTTCGGATTTATTATCGGTGCTGTCTTCTTCGTTTTTTATGATTTTAAAACTGCTTAAATCTCATAAGTAGTAAGTTCTACTATGTAGCCGTCAGGATCTTTTGTATATATTGAATAACATATCTCATGGTCTTCAATATTATGCTCTAAGTTTTTTTCTTTATAAATTTTCTTCGCTCTCTCAAAGTTTTCTTTATCAACTCTGAAAGCAAAGTGTTTCACGTCATATTTTTCTTTCGCAGGTCCTGAATCTTCCAGTGATTCATTCGCAGGAAATATTGCAAGTCCGCTGCCGTTAGCGACCATAAATGCCGGCACTCCGTCCCACATATCTGAATGAACTCTCTCGAGTCCTATAATTTCGGAATACCACTGAATTGTTTTCTGCACGTCTTTAACTGTTATTGCAATGTGGTCAAGCCTCTGTGTTTTTATCATAAGATGTAATTTAATTTATATTTTCTAAATTAATTTCAAAACCTATTTTAAAAAAGTCATTTTCTTAAATTTTATGTGATTAAAAATAATTACTTCATTCTTACGGGCGCAATGGGAGCAGGGAAGTCTGCCGTTTTAAATGAAATTAAAAAACAAAATTATATATGCATTGATGAACCTGCAAGGATAGTTTTAAAAGAGCAGAGGGAAATTAACGGAGAAGGAGTGCCTGAAAAAAATGCTACGGTGTTTAATCAATTGATGCTGGACAAAATGATATCTCAATACAAAACGAATATTAATATAAATGAACCTGTAATTTTTGACAGAGGTATTGCAGATATTATTGCTTACTCTCAGTTATTAAATACAAACGAAGACGAAAGCACAAAATCTGCTAAGGAGTACAGATACAACAAAAATGTTTTTATGTTTAACGGCTGGAATGAAATTTATACAACGGATGATGAAAGAATTATCGGCTTTGACGAAGCTAATAATTTCGGATTAACATTGAAAAGAATTTATGAAAGTTTGGATTACCAAATAATAGAAGTGCCGTTTACCACTATAGATAAACGTGGTAAATTTATTATCAGCAAAATTAATGAAATTCTAAGATAATAAGTTAACCTTGTTATCAATTTTCCGGTTTGTAAATATTACCTGACGGATCAATATCAGGAATTAAGTCACTACCCAATTTTATCTGTGAAATATCTTTTCCTGATTCATCAATTACTTCTATTTCCTTTTCGCCCTTTTTCCATATATCCATCTTTTTTATGATCTTATCACTGCTTCCGTCAAAATAATTAATAGTGAGTTCAATCGGAAGCGGAAGTGTTCCGTTATTTTTTATAACAATAATGCTTTTTGTACTTCCTTTCTTTACTTCTTTTACAGATAAATCAGGGAAACCTTTATCGAAAAACCAGGGCTGCCAGAACCAGTTTAAATTCTCTCCCGAAGCTTCATTGAACGTGTTAAAAAAATCATAAGGAGTGGGATGCTTTCCATTCCACCTGTTCATATATTCTTTCATCAGTGAAATATATTTTTCCTTGCCGAAATAATCTCTCAGCAGATTATATATAACGGAAGATTTAAAATAAGCATTAGAAGAAAAGGCATCACCTTTCAATAAATATGCTGTTGTCATCATTGAAGCTTCCAGCTCGCTTCCTGCAAAAAACTGATATCTTGCTGTATTGGATTTTCTTTTGTTTGTATTTTCAGAAAGTCTGTCCTGCAAATCTTCAGGAATCATCTGCGCCATTCCTTCTTCCATCCAGGTATATTTCTTTTCGTTTATACCCATATAAAACGGAAAATACTGATGTGTTATTTCGTGAGTTGTAACATCTACTGCATCGTTGTACGTTCTTGATGAGCGGTCATTTACAAACATAGGAAATTCCATTCCTCCTCTTTGCTGCCCGTTGAAAATTGTAAGCGACGGGAAAGGAAAAGGAACTGCAGGGAATTCGTTTGAAAAAAATAATACTGCATCTCTGGCAATTTTATCAACTGAGTAAAAATATTTTGAATCCATATTGTAAACGGAGGAGATGAATACTCTTCTTCCCGGTTCAACTTCAGCGCTTGTTGCATCCCAAAGAGAATGGTCACTAGTAGCAAAAACAAAATCAGTTACGTTCTCTGCTTTAAATTTCCAGATGTTATATCCTGTATTCTTATTGTAATAATTTTTAGCGAGAATGTTGTTGGAATCAATTAGGTTAATAATATTATCTGATTTTTTTGCTTCGTTCATTTTATTTAAAACAGAGCTGCTTAAAACCTCTTCGGGATTTTGCAGCATGCCTGTTCCCCAGACATTAAAATCATATGGGACTTTTATTTCAACGTCATAATTATTGAAGTCATTATAAAATTCTGTATTTCCGTTGTATAGCAGTTCATCCCAACCGCTTATATCGTCGTAAACTGCAATCTGAGGATACCAGTAAGCAATCATAAATGTTGTAGAATCCTTTGTACCCATACGAATACTTGTCCCGTTTGGAATAGTAAAGCTCCAGTCAGCATTAACCTGCACTGAACTGTACGGCAGCACAGGATTATCTAAACTTATAACCATCAGTGTTTCAAATCTTGAAATACTTTTCTCAGGTATGGATTTGTTATCTATCTTAATTGAGTGCAGCAAAACTCCGTCCGTTAGTTCTTTTGCGGGAACTGACCTGTCCCTGCTCGTATTTGGCTTATACAAGTCCTGATACATTCTGAAATATATTCTCTTTAACGTGTCCGGCGAATTATTCTGATAATAAATCGTCTCTTTGCCTTTTACATTTCTTGTCTTAGGTTCAACTTCTACTGAAATTTTATAATCTGATTTATTCTGCCAGTAATTTGCTCCCGGTCTGCCGTCAGATGAACGAGTGTTCTTTTCATGCGCGATAATGAATTCCTTCGGCATGTAAAGATTTGACTGAGCGTTAATTTCTCCTATGAACAGGATGATAAAGAGGGGTACAAGACCAGAGATGCAGATTGAGAAATATTTCATCAATAAATAAATTAAAAATTTAAGAGTAGTGAGCTATCGCCGTAGCTGAGAAATCTGAAATCATTTTTCATGGCGTAATCATAAATATCTTTCCATTTTCCTTTTGTAAATGCAGCTATTAATAAAAGCAGAGTGCTTTTCGGCTGGTGGAAGTTTGTTATAAGCCCGTTGATTATTTTAAAATCATATCCCGGAGTAATGATAATTTCCGTTTCACACTCAAGCGTATCTATTTCATTGAAGTTCATATAATCTGCAAGTGAACGCATTGCATCTTCCATTGTATATTTTCTTGCATCTTTGTTTTCATAAGCTTCCCATTGAGAGATTCTCAGATTATTTATCTGCACGCTTGAGTTTTCAATCAGCTTTATTCCAAGCCAGAATAAAGATTCAATTGTTCTTGCTGATGTTGTTCCTGCAGCAATAATTTTTTTATCACCTTTATTTAATAATTTTTCTATCAGTCCTCTGCTTACAAAGAATTTTTCTCCATGCATATTGTGCTCGCCTATTTTCTCACCCTTAACAGGCTGAAATGTCCCTGCGCCTACATGCAGTGTTACAAATTCTTCATCAACTCCTTTTGCTTTTAATTCGTCAAGTACTTCCTGTGTGAAATGAAGTCCTGCAGTAGGGGCGGCAACGGAGCCCTCCATGTTCGCATAAACCGTCTGATATCGTTCTGCATCTGACCTTTGATCTGCTCTTTTAATATAGGGAGGAAGCGGAATGTGCCCCACTCTCATTAATACTTCACTGAAAGTAAGCTCTATCGGATTCCATTCAAATTCAATTTCGTACACTCCGTTTGCGGGAGCGGATTTTTTTACGCGGAGCTCTACAACTTTTCCTTTTGTAAAAAAATTCTGAATGATTACATCTTCTTTCCATTTCTTTGCATTTCCAACCATGCAAAGCCACTTGCATTTTTTAGTTGCGGCGAATGCCATCTGGAATTCGCGCGATGGCTGCAGCGGCTCAAGACAGAAAATTTCTATCTTATGTCCTGCAGAGTCTTCAATTAATATTCTTGCCTTAACAACTTTTGAATCGTTGAAAATTAAAATTGTATCTTCAGGAATAAATTGTGAAATATTTTTGAAAACGGATTCTTCTATTTTTTCATTTCTGTAAACTAAAAGCTTCGATTCATCTCTTTGCGGTAAAGGATAGCTTGCAATTCTTTCAACAGGTAAGTCGTAATCGTAATCTTTTATTTCAATCTCTTTTGGGTTAATCAGCTTTTTTTCCAATTCTCGTTAGTTCTCCTTAAAATAATTATAGTTGTTAGTGAAAGCATTAAGCCGAATAAAATTCTCATGTGAGTTGCCTCAACGCCGTAAGCGAAAAATATT
This genomic interval from Bacteroidota bacterium contains the following:
- a CDS encoding MFS transporter translates to MAAALFPKITHTSDFKKRRGLNWLTLGLTYATMYMARYNFGFANKQLSDTFGFSKTQIGTIITVSTLVYGLAAIFNGPIADRWGGRKAMLTGAVGACVFNLAFGFAAYLGFLGTGTLMLMYLASTWTLNQYFQSYSALALIKVNAGWFHVSERGVFSAIFGSIIQSGRFFVYALMTTALVTALPWQWKFFLPAVVVGIFAILTFFIVKDTPKEAGLGDFDPQDATSGDTEKITLGYVAKKVFTNPIAITIAAAEFCTGVVRKGFEEWFPRYMQEAQHLTLDNPIFQRNAFAIVLAGIGGAFIAGFMSDKVFGSRRPPVAFIGYVLQVISLAVVIMAPSVMAVAAAFTLNSLAISMVHSMLSGTASMDFGGQRAAATAAGMFDGMQYIGGSVMGIGAGWLIDTYGWGSWGPSMIVFSIIGGVLMIKLWNARPKETRVH
- a CDS encoding SAM-dependent methyltransferase, producing the protein MNFAGINFDKEYWEERFVKNETKWDIGYISTPLKEYFDQLTNKDLKILIPGSGNGYEAEYLYNLGFKNIFIVEWSDTAIQNFIQRFPDFPSENIFQDDFFNHTGKYDLIIEQTFFCALHPSQRENYVKKTFELLSENGKLSGLLFGTEFTNPGPPFGGTKNEYVKLFEPYFDFKYFDDCYNSIPPREGSELFINLIKKENLV
- a CDS encoding DMT family protein translates to MNVLTTVLLLIASNTFMNFAWYGHLKKMDYPIWKAVLISWGIAFFEYSLMVPANRLGFQTLSLFQLKILQEIITISVFVLIAVLYFKEDFKWNYIVAFGFIIGAVFFVFYDFKTA
- a CDS encoding VOC family protein produces the protein MIKTQRLDHIAITVKDVQKTIQWYSEIIGLERVHSDMWDGVPAFMVANGSGLAIFPANESLEDSGPAKEKYDVKHFAFRVDKENFERAKKIYKEKNLEHNIEDHEICYSIYTKDPDGYIVELTTYEI
- a CDS encoding AAA family ATPase; translation: MIKNNYFILTGAMGAGKSAVLNEIKKQNYICIDEPARIVLKEQREINGEGVPEKNATVFNQLMLDKMISQYKTNININEPVIFDRGIADIIAYSQLLNTNEDESTKSAKEYRYNKNVFMFNGWNEIYTTDDERIIGFDEANNFGLTLKRIYESLDYQIIEVPFTTIDKRGKFIISKINEILR
- a CDS encoding M1 family metallopeptidase, whose protein sequence is MKYFSICISGLVPLFIILFIGEINAQSNLYMPKEFIIAHEKNTRSSDGRPGANYWQNKSDYKISVEVEPKTRNVKGKETIYYQNNSPDTLKRIYFRMYQDLYKPNTSRDRSVPAKELTDGVLLHSIKIDNKSIPEKSISRFETLMVISLDNPVLPYSSVQVNADWSFTIPNGTSIRMGTKDSTTFMIAYWYPQIAVYDDISGWDELLYNGNTEFYNDFNNYDVEIKVPYDFNVWGTGMLQNPEEVLSSSVLNKMNEAKKSDNIINLIDSNNILAKNYYNKNTGYNIWKFKAENVTDFVFATSDHSLWDATSAEVEPGRRVFISSVYNMDSKYFYSVDKIARDAVLFFSNEFPAVPFPFPSLTIFNGQQRGGMEFPMFVNDRSSRTYNDAVDVTTHEITHQYFPFYMGINEKKYTWMEEGMAQMIPEDLQDRLSENTNKRKSNTARYQFFAGSELEASMMTTAYLLKGDAFSSNAYFKSSVIYNLLRDYFGKEKYISLMKEYMNRWNGKHPTPYDFFNTFNEASGENLNWFWQPWFFDKGFPDLSVKEVKKGSTKSIIVIKNNGTLPLPIELTINYFDGSSDKIIKKMDIWKKGEKEIEVIDESGKDISQIKLGSDLIPDIDPSGNIYKPEN
- a CDS encoding S-adenosylmethionine:tRNA ribosyltransferase-isomerase — translated: MNPKEIEIKDYDYDLPVERIASYPLPQRDESKLLVYRNEKIEESVFKNISQFIPEDTILIFNDSKVVKARILIEDSAGHKIEIFCLEPLQPSREFQMAFAATKKCKWLCMVGNAKKWKEDVIIQNFFTKGKVVELRVKKSAPANGVYEIEFEWNPIELTFSEVLMRVGHIPLPPYIKRADQRSDAERYQTVYANMEGSVAAPTAGLHFTQEVLDELKAKGVDEEFVTLHVGAGTFQPVKGEKIGEHNMHGEKFFVSRGLIEKLLNKGDKKIIAAGTTSARTIESLFWLGIKLIENSSVQINNLRISQWEAYENKDARKYTMEDAMRSLADYMNFNEIDTLECETEIIITPGYDFKIINGLITNFHQPKSTLLLLIAAFTKGKWKDIYDYAMKNDFRFLSYGDSSLLLNF